The Elaeis guineensis isolate ETL-2024a chromosome 14, EG11, whole genome shotgun sequence genome has a segment encoding these proteins:
- the LOC105056953 gene encoding LOW QUALITY PROTEIN: dof zinc finger protein DOF3.6 (The sequence of the model RefSeq protein was modified relative to this genomic sequence to represent the inferred CDS: inserted 1 base in 1 codon), with the protein MVFPSVPVYLDPPNWNQQQAFHQPGSSRGGVSGEAPQLPTGAVAPRPEGPMAGSIRPGSMAERARLAKXPQPEPALKCPRCDSTNTKFCYFNNYSLSQPRHFCKTCRRYWTRGGALRNVPVGGGCRRNKRTKSANSSSSKSSAATTTADRQACASSSTSSTATSVGMGGAIPSNLPMPSQLPFMPPSLHPLADYNHPNIGLSFAGIQPVDAVDYQVGINSSSGGGVGLEQWRLPQIQQFPFLGALEPTLPPPAPVPGLFLFDGEGGGVGAGPFAGSVHMKATASGLITQLASVKMEDNQQGLGLPRQYSSVPRNDQYWGSSSGGGSSGGSGWAPDLSGFNSSSAGNLL; encoded by the exons ATGGTTTTTCCATCTGTTCCTGTCTACCTAGATCCGCCTAATTGGAACCAG CAGCAAGCGTTTCATCAACCTGGGAGCAGCAGAGGTGGCGTCAGTGGCGAGGCTCCCCAGCTCCCCACGGGTGCGGTCGCACCGCGCCCGGAGGGCCCGATGGCAGGCtcgatcaggcctggatcgatgGCGGAGCGTGCCCGCCTCGCCA ATCCCCAGCCGGAGCCGGCGCTCAAGTGCCCTCGCTGTGACTCCACCAACACCAAGTTCTGCTACTTCAACAACTACTCCTTGTCGCAGCCCCGCCACTTCTGCAAGACGTGCCGCCGCTACTGGACGCGCGGTGGGGCGCTTCGCAACGTCCCAGTTGGTGGTGGCTGCCGCCGCAACAAGCGGACCAAGTCCGCCAACAGTAGCTCCTCCAAGTCTTCAGCCGCCACCACCACCGCAGACCGCCAGGCCTGCGCCTCCTCTTCGACCTCCTCCACTGCAACATCTGTCGGTATGGGCGGTGCAATCCCATCCAACCTCCCCATGCCGTCCCAGCTGCCGTTCATGCCTCCCTCGTTGCACCCACTGGCAGACTACAACCACCCCAACATCGGGTTGAGCTTTGCTGGGATCCAACCGGTTGATGCGGTGGACTATCAGGTGGGGATCAACAGCAGCTCGGGCGGTGGTGTTGGGTTGGAACAGTGGAGGCTTCCGCAGATCCAGCAGTTCCCTTTCTTGGGAGCGTTAGAACCCACGCTGCCGCCACCGGCACCAGTTCCTGGGCTTTTCCTTTTCGACGGAGAAGGTGGCGGGGTCGGCGCCGGACCGTTCGCCGGGTCGGTCCACATGAAGGCAACTGCCTCTGGGCTCATCACGCAGCTGGCTTCAGTGAAGATGGAAGACAACCAACAGGGGCTCGGTTTGCCGAGACAGTACTCAAGCGTTCCTCGAAACGATCAATATTGGGGCAGCAGTAGCGGTGGAGGCAGCAGCGGTGGCAGCGGCTGGGCACCAGACCTCTCGGGTTTCAACTCTTCGTCAGCTGGCAATCTCTTGTAG